The sequence CCTCGTGCGGGGCCACCGCCCGCACGCTCACAAAACGGTTCTCCAGGTCCTCGCCCGGATCGCCCGGCACGTAGACACGCAGGTAGTTGCCGGTATACCCGCTCCAGAGGGACCTGCCGTCCGGGAGTTGTTCCGCCACCTGCTCAACCAGCACCCGGACCTCCCGGCCCAGGTGCCGGGCGACGAACGCCGCGTGCAGCTCGTCACCGATGGCCCGCAACTCCGCCGCGCGGCGCTCCTTGACCCGGGGGTGAACCTGGTCGGGCATCGCCGCCGCGGGCGTGTCCTTGCGCGGCGAGAAGGGGAAGACGTGCAGCTTGGCAAAGCCCATCTCTCGCACGAAGTCGCACGTCTCCGCAAACTCCTCATCCGTCTCGCCCGGGAAACCGACGATCACGTCGGTGGTAATGGCAATGTCAGGAACCTCCTCGCGCAGCCGCCGCACCGCGCGCCGGAACTGGCGGGTGTTGTACCAGCGCTTCATCCGGCGCAGCACGGTCTCGCTGCCGCTCTGGAGCGCCATGTGCAAGTGCGGCGCCATCCGTGGGTGATTGACCAGTGCGATAAACCGCTCGTCGATCTCGTGCGGCCCGACCGAAGTCACACGCAGCCGCTCGATCGTGGTCGCCTCCAGGACCAGCTCCAGCAGGTCGGCGAGCCGCAGTGTGCGGTCCCCCTCGGGCCACTTGTAGGTGCCGACATGCGTGCCGGTCAGCACCACCTCCCGGTAGCCCTCGTCGATCGCTTCCTGCACCCGGCGCACCACTTCCGCCGGGGCGACATTCCGCGGTGCGCCGCGCGCCCGCGGGATGATGCAGTAGGTGCAGTGGGCGCGGCACCCTTCCTGGATCTTGATCATCCGGCGGGTGCGCGTCTCCACATGCTCGACCGGCTCGTCGCTGTCAAAAGCCTGGTTCTCCCAGTCAAGCCGCCCGAGAATCTCGTCGACCACGGTCGCCTTCTCGATCGAGCCGACCACGATATCGACCTCGGGCATGGCGTGGAGTTCATCCGGGTTGACAGCGGGGTAACAGCCGATCGCCGCGACGAGCGCCTCCGGGTTCTGCCGGTGGGCACGCCGCAGCATCTGGCGCGAGCGCCGGTCGGCCAACTGGGTGACGGTGCAGGTGTTGACGATGTAGACTTCGGCTTCCGAGCCGAAGTCCACCTCCTGCAACCCGGCCTGGCGCAGGCTGCGTCGCAGATCGGCCTCGTCACTCTGGTTGAGCTTGCATCCGAGTGTGCAAATAGCGAAGCGGGGGCGCCGCCGCACGTGAAGCGGTTGCGGTGTCAGCGAGCGTGGCGAGTCCATCGTTCCCTTCGAAGGGTCAGGTCCGCTCAACAACGGGATTATACACGAACGGACGTGGCGGACGCCGTGCAGATTTCGGTTCAAACCGGCTGCTCTTTCCCGAATGTTGCGCGGATCTGGCGGGCATCGGATAGCCCAGGCCGGACCTTTGTCCCTTGCAGTGCCACCTTCGCGCCGTTATAGTCAAGATGAGGCGCGCCCCGGGCAGTAGGGGTAATGCTCCTCTCCGGGACGGACGGGAGTCTGTTGGCGTTCCGTCGTTGAGTAGCGCCCGGACTCGCCGGAGGAGGCGGCGAGTCGACGAGGTGGAGGCTTCTCGAAATATTCGGCGGATGGCCTCCCGGCTGGCACGGTCGTGAGGGTCAGGGCAAAACCGCTGAGTGATCGGCGGCACAAAGACTGGCCCGGTGCGCGTACATCTGTCCTGTTTCCCGTCCCCCGGGCGTCAACCAGCATTGCTCCGTGCGGCTTTGAATACGAGCCGCCCGGTTTGGTGGCCTGCGCCCTTCGGCCAGGCACGGGAAGGGA is a genomic window of Sphaerobacter thermophilus DSM 20745 containing:
- the mtaB gene encoding tRNA (N(6)-L-threonylcarbamoyladenosine(37)-C(2))-methylthiotransferase MtaB, which produces MDSPRSLTPQPLHVRRRPRFAICTLGCKLNQSDEADLRRSLRQAGLQEVDFGSEAEVYIVNTCTVTQLADRRSRQMLRRAHRQNPEALVAAIGCYPAVNPDELHAMPEVDIVVGSIEKATVVDEILGRLDWENQAFDSDEPVEHVETRTRRMIKIQEGCRAHCTYCIIPRARGAPRNVAPAEVVRRVQEAIDEGYREVVLTGTHVGTYKWPEGDRTLRLADLLELVLEATTIERLRVTSVGPHEIDERFIALVNHPRMAPHLHMALQSGSETVLRRMKRWYNTRQFRRAVRRLREEVPDIAITTDVIVGFPGETDEEFAETCDFVREMGFAKLHVFPFSPRKDTPAAAMPDQVHPRVKERRAAELRAIGDELHAAFVARHLGREVRVLVEQVAEQLPDGRSLWSGYTGNYLRVYVPGDPGEDLENRFVSVRAVAPHEDGVLADPPIRVE